One Rhea pennata isolate bPtePen1 unplaced genomic scaffold, bPtePen1.pri scaffold_26, whole genome shotgun sequence genomic region harbors:
- the LOC134154347 gene encoding olfactory receptor 14C36-like gives MSNSSSFNRFLLQAFANTRELQLLHFAFFLGIYLAAFLGNGLIITTIACNHRLHTPMYFFLLNLSILDLGTISTTVPKSMANSLWDTRAISYSGCAAQLFFLVLFIFAEYFLLTAMAYDRYIAICRPLHYGTLMGSRACVKMAAAAWASGFLCAVLHTANTFSIPLCQGNILEQFFCEIAQILKLSCSDTSLREVRLIVVSACLVSGCFVFTVLSYVEIFTAVLRIPSEQGRHKAFSMCLPHLAVVSLFVSTITFAHLKPPSISSPSLDLVMAVLYSVVPPTVNPLFYSMRNKELQDAVRKRIRWVQCREQ, from the coding sequence atgtccaacagcagctccttcaacaGGTTCCTCCTCCAGGCATTTGCCAACacgcgggagctgcagctcctgcactttgCGTTCTTcttgggcatctacctggctgccttcctgggcaatggcctcatcatcacaaCCATAGCCTGCAACCACCGGCTCCACACCCctatgtacttcttcctcctcaacctctccatccttgaccttggcaccatctccaccactgtccccaagtccatggccaattccctgtgggacaccagagccatttcctactcaggatgtgctgcccagctcttttttcttgtccttttcatttttgctgagtattttcttctcactgccatggcctatgaccgctatattgccatctgcagacccTTGCACTATGGGACcctcatgggcagcagagcttgtgtcaaaatggcagcagctgcctgggccagtggttttctctgtgctgtcctgcacactgctaacacattttcaataccactctgccaaggcaacatcctagagcagttcttctgtgaaattgcccagatcctcaagctctcctgctcagacacCAGCCTCAGGGAAGTCAGGCTTATTGTGGTTAGTGCCTGTTTAGtctctgggtgttttgttttcactgtgctgtcctatgtggagatcttcactgctgtgctgaggatcccatCTGAGCAGGGCcgacacaaagccttttccatgtgcctccctcacctggctgtggtctccctcTTTGTCAGCACTATTACGTTTGCCCATCTGAAGCcgccctccatctcctccccatctctggaTCTGGTGATGGCAGTTCTGTACTCTGTTGTGCCTCCAACAGTAAACCCGCTcttctacagcatgaggaacaaggagctgcaagatgcagtgaggaagcgGATCAGGTGGGTACAATGTCGGGAGCAGTAA